In a single window of the Platichthys flesus chromosome 5, fPlaFle2.1, whole genome shotgun sequence genome:
- the rbm47 gene encoding RNA-binding protein 47 isoform X1 — protein MTAEDSASSSTMSNNASPSNSKPSKPSKPYSGPSLHSLEGQINLPEGVLAAPIEPALKALMERTGYGMIQENGQRKYGPPPGWNGASPPRGCEIFVGKIPRDVYEDELVPVFESVGRIYEMRLMMDFDGKNRGYAFVMYTEKHEAKRAVRELNNYEVRPGRLLGVCSSVDNCRLFIGGIPKTKKREEILEEVSKVTEGVLDVIVYASAADKMKNRGFAFVEYESHRAAAMARRKLMPGRIQLWGHQIAVDWAEPEIDVDEDVMETVKILYVRNLMMETSEETIRQVFSQWNPGCVERVKKIRDYAFVHFTSRDDAVLAMDHLNGTEVEGSCIEVTLAKPVDKEQYSRQKASKGGVPATPEVAPQNYVYQCDPYTLAYYGYPYNTLIGPNRDYFVKGSPMIQNNAGTVRGRGRAAACNRTPGPRGSYLGGYSAGRGIYSRYHEGKIKQTDKPYELMPGLELAASVNQVGIKPGTMALQTLGGQYPMFSTAPAAKMMEEGKVHTVEHLLNPLAMQHAEHNSASAAASGLPSVSTPPPYQGRPITPVYAMAHNVQRIPAAGLYGGGYVPITNYAANTAALAALQKNAAVAAAAYGGYAGYAMPQAFPAAAFQLPIHDVYQTY, from the exons ATGACAGCCGAAGATTCTGCTTCTTCCTCAACCATGAGCAATAACGCTTCCCCCTCAAACTCCAAACCCTCCAAGCCTTCCAAGCCCTACTCTGgtccctccctccactctctcGAAGGACAGATTAATCTCCCCGAGGGTGTTCTAGCTGCTCCCATTGAACCTGCACTCAAGGCCCTGATGGAGCGCACAGGCTATGGCATGATCCAGGAAAATGGTCAACGTAAATATGGTCCTCCTCCTGGCTGGAACGGTGCATCACCTCCCCGGGGATGTGAAATCTTCGTGGGTAAAATCCCGCGGGATGTTTATGAGGATGAGCTGGTCCCAGTGTTTGAGTCTGTCGGACGCATCTATGAGATGCGGCTGATGATGGACTTTGATGGGAAGAACCGAGGGTACGCGTTTGTGATGtacacagagaaacatgagGCCAAACGTGCCGTGCGGGAGCTCAACAACTATGAGGTGCGGCCTGGGCGCCTACTGGGGGTCTGCTCCTCTGTAGACAACTGCCGTCTTTTCATCGGTGGCATTCCCAAGACCAAAAAGCGAGAGGAGATTCTGGAGGAGGTTTCTAAAGTGACAGAAGGTGTGCTAGATGTCATCGTTTATGCCAGTGCTGCAGACAAGATGAAGAACCGTGGCTTTGCCTTTGTAGAGTATGAGTCACACCGTGCAGCTGCCATGGCTCGCAGGAAGCTGATGCCTGGACGTATTCAGCTGTGGGGTCACCAGATTGCTGTGGACTGGGCTGAGCCCGAGATTGATGTGGATGAAGACGTAATGGAGACAGTGAAGATTCTCTACGTCAGGAATCTAATGATGGAGACCAGTGAGGAGACAATCAGACAG GTGTTCAGCCAGTGGAACCCTGGATGCGTTGAACGTGTGAAGAAAATCCGTGACTACGCCTTCGTCCACTTTACCTCCCGGGACGATGCCGTCTTGGCCATGGACCACCTCAATGGCACAGAGGTGGAGGGGTCCTGCATTGAGGTGACGCTTGCTAAGCCAGTGGATAAAGAGCAATACTCACGTCAGAAGGCCTCGAAGGGGGGAGTGCCTGCCACTCCAGAGGTTGCTCCTCAGAACTACGTATACCAGTGTGATCCCTACACATTGGCTTACTATGGTTATCCCTACAACACCCTCATTGGACCCAACCGGGACTACTTCGTCAAAG GATCCCCAATGATACAGAACAATG CAGGTACTGTGCGAGGTCGTGGTCGTGCTGCCGCATGTAACCGTACCCCTGGACCACGGGGGTCCTACCTGGGCGGTTACTCTGCCGGTCGTGGCATCTACAGCCGCTACCATGAGGGCAAGATCAAGCAGACCGACAAGCCCTATGAGCTGATGCCCGGTCTGGAGCTTGCTGCCTCCGTCAACCAAGTTGGCATCAAACCTGGCACAA TGGCCTTGCAGACTCTGGGTGGACAGTACCCAATGTTCAGTACGGCTCCTGCAGCCAAGATGATGGAGGAGGGGAAGGTGCACACGGTGGAGCACCTGCTCAATCCTCTGGCCATGCAACACGCTGAACACAACTccgcctctgctgctgcctctggccTACCTTCAGTCTCTACCCCTCCACCTTACCAG GGCCGTCCAATCACGCCTGTCTACGCTATGGCCCACAACGTACAGCGTATTCCCGCCGCTGGTCTGTATGGAGGTGGATATGTCCCCATCACAAACTACGCTGCCAACACAGCCGCTCTGGCTGCTCTGCAGAAGAATGCAGCTGTGGCCGCTGCAGCATATGGAGGCTACGCTGGCTACGCTATGCCACAGGCCTTCCCCGCCGCGGCCTTCCAGCTGCCCATCCACGATGTCTACCAGACATACTGA
- the rbm47 gene encoding RNA-binding protein 47 isoform X6, protein MTAEDSASSSTMSNNASPSNSKPSKPSKPYSGPSLHSLEGQINLPEGVLAAPIEPALKALMERTGYGMIQENGQRKYGPPPGWNGASPPRGCEIFVGKIPRDVYEDELVPVFESVGRIYEMRLMMDFDGKNRGYAFVMYTEKHEAKRAVRELNNYEVRPGRLLGVCSSVDNCRLFIGGIPKTKKREEILEEVSKVTEGVLDVIVYASAADKMKNRGFAFVEYESHRAAAMARRKLMPGRIQLWGHQIAVDWAEPEIDVDEDVMETVKILYVRNLMMETSEETIRQVFSQWNPGCVERVKKIRDYAFVHFTSRDDAVLAMDHLNGTEVEGSCIEVTLAKPVDKEQYSRQKASKGGVPATPEVAPQNYVYQCDPYTLAYYGYPYNTLIGPNRDYFVKVALQTLGGQYPMFSTAPAAKMMEEGKVHTVEHLLNPLAMQHAEHNSASAAASGLPSVSTPPPYQGRPITPVYAMAHNVQRIPAAGLYGGGYVPITNYAANTAALAALQKNAAVAAAAYGGYAGYAMPQAFPAAAFQLPIHDVYQTY, encoded by the exons ATGACAGCCGAAGATTCTGCTTCTTCCTCAACCATGAGCAATAACGCTTCCCCCTCAAACTCCAAACCCTCCAAGCCTTCCAAGCCCTACTCTGgtccctccctccactctctcGAAGGACAGATTAATCTCCCCGAGGGTGTTCTAGCTGCTCCCATTGAACCTGCACTCAAGGCCCTGATGGAGCGCACAGGCTATGGCATGATCCAGGAAAATGGTCAACGTAAATATGGTCCTCCTCCTGGCTGGAACGGTGCATCACCTCCCCGGGGATGTGAAATCTTCGTGGGTAAAATCCCGCGGGATGTTTATGAGGATGAGCTGGTCCCAGTGTTTGAGTCTGTCGGACGCATCTATGAGATGCGGCTGATGATGGACTTTGATGGGAAGAACCGAGGGTACGCGTTTGTGATGtacacagagaaacatgagGCCAAACGTGCCGTGCGGGAGCTCAACAACTATGAGGTGCGGCCTGGGCGCCTACTGGGGGTCTGCTCCTCTGTAGACAACTGCCGTCTTTTCATCGGTGGCATTCCCAAGACCAAAAAGCGAGAGGAGATTCTGGAGGAGGTTTCTAAAGTGACAGAAGGTGTGCTAGATGTCATCGTTTATGCCAGTGCTGCAGACAAGATGAAGAACCGTGGCTTTGCCTTTGTAGAGTATGAGTCACACCGTGCAGCTGCCATGGCTCGCAGGAAGCTGATGCCTGGACGTATTCAGCTGTGGGGTCACCAGATTGCTGTGGACTGGGCTGAGCCCGAGATTGATGTGGATGAAGACGTAATGGAGACAGTGAAGATTCTCTACGTCAGGAATCTAATGATGGAGACCAGTGAGGAGACAATCAGACAG GTGTTCAGCCAGTGGAACCCTGGATGCGTTGAACGTGTGAAGAAAATCCGTGACTACGCCTTCGTCCACTTTACCTCCCGGGACGATGCCGTCTTGGCCATGGACCACCTCAATGGCACAGAGGTGGAGGGGTCCTGCATTGAGGTGACGCTTGCTAAGCCAGTGGATAAAGAGCAATACTCACGTCAGAAGGCCTCGAAGGGGGGAGTGCCTGCCACTCCAGAGGTTGCTCCTCAGAACTACGTATACCAGTGTGATCCCTACACATTGGCTTACTATGGTTATCCCTACAACACCCTCATTGGACCCAACCGGGACTACTTCGTCAAAG TGGCCTTGCAGACTCTGGGTGGACAGTACCCAATGTTCAGTACGGCTCCTGCAGCCAAGATGATGGAGGAGGGGAAGGTGCACACGGTGGAGCACCTGCTCAATCCTCTGGCCATGCAACACGCTGAACACAACTccgcctctgctgctgcctctggccTACCTTCAGTCTCTACCCCTCCACCTTACCAG GGCCGTCCAATCACGCCTGTCTACGCTATGGCCCACAACGTACAGCGTATTCCCGCCGCTGGTCTGTATGGAGGTGGATATGTCCCCATCACAAACTACGCTGCCAACACAGCCGCTCTGGCTGCTCTGCAGAAGAATGCAGCTGTGGCCGCTGCAGCATATGGAGGCTACGCTGGCTACGCTATGCCACAGGCCTTCCCCGCCGCGGCCTTCCAGCTGCCCATCCACGATGTCTACCAGACATACTGA
- the rbm47 gene encoding RNA-binding protein 47 isoform X4, which translates to MTAEDSASSSTMSNNASPSNSKPSKPSKPYSGPSLHSLEGQINLPEGVLAAPIEPALKALMERTGYGMIQENGQRKYGPPPGWNGASPPRGCEIFVGKIPRDVYEDELVPVFESVGRIYEMRLMMDFDGKNRGYAFVMYTEKHEAKRAVRELNNYEVRPGRLLGVCSSVDNCRLFIGGIPKTKKREEILEEVSKVTEGVLDVIVYASAADKMKNRGFAFVEYESHRAAAMARRKLMPGRIQLWGHQIAVDWAEPEIDVDEDVMETVKILYVRNLMMETSEETIRQVFSQWNPGCVERVKKIRDYAFVHFTSRDDAVLAMDHLNGTEVEGSCIEVTLAKPVDKEQYSRQKASKGGVPATPEVAPQNYVYQCDPYTLAYYGYPYNTLIGPNRDYFVKGTVRGRGRAAACNRTPGPRGSYLGGYSAGRGIYSRYHEGKIKQTDKPYELMPGLELAASVNQVGIKPGTMALQTLGGQYPMFSTAPAAKMMEEGKVHTVEHLLNPLAMQHAEHNSASAAASGLPSVSTPPPYQGRPITPVYAMAHNVQRIPAAGLYGGGYVPITNYAANTAALAALQKNAAVAAAAYGGYAGYAMPQAFPAAAFQLPIHDVYQTY; encoded by the exons ATGACAGCCGAAGATTCTGCTTCTTCCTCAACCATGAGCAATAACGCTTCCCCCTCAAACTCCAAACCCTCCAAGCCTTCCAAGCCCTACTCTGgtccctccctccactctctcGAAGGACAGATTAATCTCCCCGAGGGTGTTCTAGCTGCTCCCATTGAACCTGCACTCAAGGCCCTGATGGAGCGCACAGGCTATGGCATGATCCAGGAAAATGGTCAACGTAAATATGGTCCTCCTCCTGGCTGGAACGGTGCATCACCTCCCCGGGGATGTGAAATCTTCGTGGGTAAAATCCCGCGGGATGTTTATGAGGATGAGCTGGTCCCAGTGTTTGAGTCTGTCGGACGCATCTATGAGATGCGGCTGATGATGGACTTTGATGGGAAGAACCGAGGGTACGCGTTTGTGATGtacacagagaaacatgagGCCAAACGTGCCGTGCGGGAGCTCAACAACTATGAGGTGCGGCCTGGGCGCCTACTGGGGGTCTGCTCCTCTGTAGACAACTGCCGTCTTTTCATCGGTGGCATTCCCAAGACCAAAAAGCGAGAGGAGATTCTGGAGGAGGTTTCTAAAGTGACAGAAGGTGTGCTAGATGTCATCGTTTATGCCAGTGCTGCAGACAAGATGAAGAACCGTGGCTTTGCCTTTGTAGAGTATGAGTCACACCGTGCAGCTGCCATGGCTCGCAGGAAGCTGATGCCTGGACGTATTCAGCTGTGGGGTCACCAGATTGCTGTGGACTGGGCTGAGCCCGAGATTGATGTGGATGAAGACGTAATGGAGACAGTGAAGATTCTCTACGTCAGGAATCTAATGATGGAGACCAGTGAGGAGACAATCAGACAG GTGTTCAGCCAGTGGAACCCTGGATGCGTTGAACGTGTGAAGAAAATCCGTGACTACGCCTTCGTCCACTTTACCTCCCGGGACGATGCCGTCTTGGCCATGGACCACCTCAATGGCACAGAGGTGGAGGGGTCCTGCATTGAGGTGACGCTTGCTAAGCCAGTGGATAAAGAGCAATACTCACGTCAGAAGGCCTCGAAGGGGGGAGTGCCTGCCACTCCAGAGGTTGCTCCTCAGAACTACGTATACCAGTGTGATCCCTACACATTGGCTTACTATGGTTATCCCTACAACACCCTCATTGGACCCAACCGGGACTACTTCGTCAAAG GTACTGTGCGAGGTCGTGGTCGTGCTGCCGCATGTAACCGTACCCCTGGACCACGGGGGTCCTACCTGGGCGGTTACTCTGCCGGTCGTGGCATCTACAGCCGCTACCATGAGGGCAAGATCAAGCAGACCGACAAGCCCTATGAGCTGATGCCCGGTCTGGAGCTTGCTGCCTCCGTCAACCAAGTTGGCATCAAACCTGGCACAA TGGCCTTGCAGACTCTGGGTGGACAGTACCCAATGTTCAGTACGGCTCCTGCAGCCAAGATGATGGAGGAGGGGAAGGTGCACACGGTGGAGCACCTGCTCAATCCTCTGGCCATGCAACACGCTGAACACAACTccgcctctgctgctgcctctggccTACCTTCAGTCTCTACCCCTCCACCTTACCAG GGCCGTCCAATCACGCCTGTCTACGCTATGGCCCACAACGTACAGCGTATTCCCGCCGCTGGTCTGTATGGAGGTGGATATGTCCCCATCACAAACTACGCTGCCAACACAGCCGCTCTGGCTGCTCTGCAGAAGAATGCAGCTGTGGCCGCTGCAGCATATGGAGGCTACGCTGGCTACGCTATGCCACAGGCCTTCCCCGCCGCGGCCTTCCAGCTGCCCATCCACGATGTCTACCAGACATACTGA
- the rbm47 gene encoding RNA-binding protein 47 isoform X2, producing the protein MTAEDSASSSTMSNNASPSNSKPSKPSKPYSGPSLHSLEGQINLPEGVLAAPIEPALKALMERTGYGMIQENGQRKYGPPPGWNGASPPRGCEIFVGKIPRDVYEDELVPVFESVGRIYEMRLMMDFDGKNRGYAFVMYTEKHEAKRAVRELNNYEVRPGRLLGVCSSVDNCRLFIGGIPKTKKREEILEEVSKVTEGVLDVIVYASAADKMKNRGFAFVEYESHRAAAMARRKLMPGRIQLWGHQIAVDWAEPEIDVDEDVMETVKILYVRNLMMETSEETIRQVFSQWNPGCVERVKKIRDYAFVHFTSRDDAVLAMDHLNGTEVEGSCIEVTLAKPVDKEQYSRQKASKGGVPATPEVAPQNYVYQCDPYTLAYYGYPYNTLIGPNRDYFVKGSPMIQNNGTVRGRGRAAACNRTPGPRGSYLGGYSAGRGIYSRYHEGKIKQTDKPYELMPGLELAASVNQVGIKPGTMALQTLGGQYPMFSTAPAAKMMEEGKVHTVEHLLNPLAMQHAEHNSASAAASGLPSVSTPPPYQGRPITPVYAMAHNVQRIPAAGLYGGGYVPITNYAANTAALAALQKNAAVAAAAYGGYAGYAMPQAFPAAAFQLPIHDVYQTY; encoded by the exons ATGACAGCCGAAGATTCTGCTTCTTCCTCAACCATGAGCAATAACGCTTCCCCCTCAAACTCCAAACCCTCCAAGCCTTCCAAGCCCTACTCTGgtccctccctccactctctcGAAGGACAGATTAATCTCCCCGAGGGTGTTCTAGCTGCTCCCATTGAACCTGCACTCAAGGCCCTGATGGAGCGCACAGGCTATGGCATGATCCAGGAAAATGGTCAACGTAAATATGGTCCTCCTCCTGGCTGGAACGGTGCATCACCTCCCCGGGGATGTGAAATCTTCGTGGGTAAAATCCCGCGGGATGTTTATGAGGATGAGCTGGTCCCAGTGTTTGAGTCTGTCGGACGCATCTATGAGATGCGGCTGATGATGGACTTTGATGGGAAGAACCGAGGGTACGCGTTTGTGATGtacacagagaaacatgagGCCAAACGTGCCGTGCGGGAGCTCAACAACTATGAGGTGCGGCCTGGGCGCCTACTGGGGGTCTGCTCCTCTGTAGACAACTGCCGTCTTTTCATCGGTGGCATTCCCAAGACCAAAAAGCGAGAGGAGATTCTGGAGGAGGTTTCTAAAGTGACAGAAGGTGTGCTAGATGTCATCGTTTATGCCAGTGCTGCAGACAAGATGAAGAACCGTGGCTTTGCCTTTGTAGAGTATGAGTCACACCGTGCAGCTGCCATGGCTCGCAGGAAGCTGATGCCTGGACGTATTCAGCTGTGGGGTCACCAGATTGCTGTGGACTGGGCTGAGCCCGAGATTGATGTGGATGAAGACGTAATGGAGACAGTGAAGATTCTCTACGTCAGGAATCTAATGATGGAGACCAGTGAGGAGACAATCAGACAG GTGTTCAGCCAGTGGAACCCTGGATGCGTTGAACGTGTGAAGAAAATCCGTGACTACGCCTTCGTCCACTTTACCTCCCGGGACGATGCCGTCTTGGCCATGGACCACCTCAATGGCACAGAGGTGGAGGGGTCCTGCATTGAGGTGACGCTTGCTAAGCCAGTGGATAAAGAGCAATACTCACGTCAGAAGGCCTCGAAGGGGGGAGTGCCTGCCACTCCAGAGGTTGCTCCTCAGAACTACGTATACCAGTGTGATCCCTACACATTGGCTTACTATGGTTATCCCTACAACACCCTCATTGGACCCAACCGGGACTACTTCGTCAAAG GATCCCCAATGATACAGAACAATG GTACTGTGCGAGGTCGTGGTCGTGCTGCCGCATGTAACCGTACCCCTGGACCACGGGGGTCCTACCTGGGCGGTTACTCTGCCGGTCGTGGCATCTACAGCCGCTACCATGAGGGCAAGATCAAGCAGACCGACAAGCCCTATGAGCTGATGCCCGGTCTGGAGCTTGCTGCCTCCGTCAACCAAGTTGGCATCAAACCTGGCACAA TGGCCTTGCAGACTCTGGGTGGACAGTACCCAATGTTCAGTACGGCTCCTGCAGCCAAGATGATGGAGGAGGGGAAGGTGCACACGGTGGAGCACCTGCTCAATCCTCTGGCCATGCAACACGCTGAACACAACTccgcctctgctgctgcctctggccTACCTTCAGTCTCTACCCCTCCACCTTACCAG GGCCGTCCAATCACGCCTGTCTACGCTATGGCCCACAACGTACAGCGTATTCCCGCCGCTGGTCTGTATGGAGGTGGATATGTCCCCATCACAAACTACGCTGCCAACACAGCCGCTCTGGCTGCTCTGCAGAAGAATGCAGCTGTGGCCGCTGCAGCATATGGAGGCTACGCTGGCTACGCTATGCCACAGGCCTTCCCCGCCGCGGCCTTCCAGCTGCCCATCCACGATGTCTACCAGACATACTGA
- the rbm47 gene encoding RNA-binding protein 47 isoform X3, giving the protein MTAEDSASSSTMSNNASPSNSKPSKPSKPYSGPSLHSLEGQINLPEGVLAAPIEPALKALMERTGYGMIQENGQRKYGPPPGWNGASPPRGCEIFVGKIPRDVYEDELVPVFESVGRIYEMRLMMDFDGKNRGYAFVMYTEKHEAKRAVRELNNYEVRPGRLLGVCSSVDNCRLFIGGIPKTKKREEILEEVSKVTEGVLDVIVYASAADKMKNRGFAFVEYESHRAAAMARRKLMPGRIQLWGHQIAVDWAEPEIDVDEDVMETVKILYVRNLMMETSEETIRQVFSQWNPGCVERVKKIRDYAFVHFTSRDDAVLAMDHLNGTEVEGSCIEVTLAKPVDKEQYSRQKASKGGVPATPEVAPQNYVYQCDPYTLAYYGYPYNTLIGPNRDYFVKAGTVRGRGRAAACNRTPGPRGSYLGGYSAGRGIYSRYHEGKIKQTDKPYELMPGLELAASVNQVGIKPGTMALQTLGGQYPMFSTAPAAKMMEEGKVHTVEHLLNPLAMQHAEHNSASAAASGLPSVSTPPPYQGRPITPVYAMAHNVQRIPAAGLYGGGYVPITNYAANTAALAALQKNAAVAAAAYGGYAGYAMPQAFPAAAFQLPIHDVYQTY; this is encoded by the exons ATGACAGCCGAAGATTCTGCTTCTTCCTCAACCATGAGCAATAACGCTTCCCCCTCAAACTCCAAACCCTCCAAGCCTTCCAAGCCCTACTCTGgtccctccctccactctctcGAAGGACAGATTAATCTCCCCGAGGGTGTTCTAGCTGCTCCCATTGAACCTGCACTCAAGGCCCTGATGGAGCGCACAGGCTATGGCATGATCCAGGAAAATGGTCAACGTAAATATGGTCCTCCTCCTGGCTGGAACGGTGCATCACCTCCCCGGGGATGTGAAATCTTCGTGGGTAAAATCCCGCGGGATGTTTATGAGGATGAGCTGGTCCCAGTGTTTGAGTCTGTCGGACGCATCTATGAGATGCGGCTGATGATGGACTTTGATGGGAAGAACCGAGGGTACGCGTTTGTGATGtacacagagaaacatgagGCCAAACGTGCCGTGCGGGAGCTCAACAACTATGAGGTGCGGCCTGGGCGCCTACTGGGGGTCTGCTCCTCTGTAGACAACTGCCGTCTTTTCATCGGTGGCATTCCCAAGACCAAAAAGCGAGAGGAGATTCTGGAGGAGGTTTCTAAAGTGACAGAAGGTGTGCTAGATGTCATCGTTTATGCCAGTGCTGCAGACAAGATGAAGAACCGTGGCTTTGCCTTTGTAGAGTATGAGTCACACCGTGCAGCTGCCATGGCTCGCAGGAAGCTGATGCCTGGACGTATTCAGCTGTGGGGTCACCAGATTGCTGTGGACTGGGCTGAGCCCGAGATTGATGTGGATGAAGACGTAATGGAGACAGTGAAGATTCTCTACGTCAGGAATCTAATGATGGAGACCAGTGAGGAGACAATCAGACAG GTGTTCAGCCAGTGGAACCCTGGATGCGTTGAACGTGTGAAGAAAATCCGTGACTACGCCTTCGTCCACTTTACCTCCCGGGACGATGCCGTCTTGGCCATGGACCACCTCAATGGCACAGAGGTGGAGGGGTCCTGCATTGAGGTGACGCTTGCTAAGCCAGTGGATAAAGAGCAATACTCACGTCAGAAGGCCTCGAAGGGGGGAGTGCCTGCCACTCCAGAGGTTGCTCCTCAGAACTACGTATACCAGTGTGATCCCTACACATTGGCTTACTATGGTTATCCCTACAACACCCTCATTGGACCCAACCGGGACTACTTCGTCAAAG CAGGTACTGTGCGAGGTCGTGGTCGTGCTGCCGCATGTAACCGTACCCCTGGACCACGGGGGTCCTACCTGGGCGGTTACTCTGCCGGTCGTGGCATCTACAGCCGCTACCATGAGGGCAAGATCAAGCAGACCGACAAGCCCTATGAGCTGATGCCCGGTCTGGAGCTTGCTGCCTCCGTCAACCAAGTTGGCATCAAACCTGGCACAA TGGCCTTGCAGACTCTGGGTGGACAGTACCCAATGTTCAGTACGGCTCCTGCAGCCAAGATGATGGAGGAGGGGAAGGTGCACACGGTGGAGCACCTGCTCAATCCTCTGGCCATGCAACACGCTGAACACAACTccgcctctgctgctgcctctggccTACCTTCAGTCTCTACCCCTCCACCTTACCAG GGCCGTCCAATCACGCCTGTCTACGCTATGGCCCACAACGTACAGCGTATTCCCGCCGCTGGTCTGTATGGAGGTGGATATGTCCCCATCACAAACTACGCTGCCAACACAGCCGCTCTGGCTGCTCTGCAGAAGAATGCAGCTGTGGCCGCTGCAGCATATGGAGGCTACGCTGGCTACGCTATGCCACAGGCCTTCCCCGCCGCGGCCTTCCAGCTGCCCATCCACGATGTCTACCAGACATACTGA
- the rbm47 gene encoding RNA-binding protein 47 isoform X5, giving the protein MTAEDSASSSTMSNNASPSNSKPSKPSKPYSGPSLHSLEGQINLPEGVLAAPIEPALKALMERTGYGMIQENGQRKYGPPPGWNGASPPRGCEIFVGKIPRDVYEDELVPVFESVGRIYEMRLMMDFDGKNRGYAFVMYTEKHEAKRAVRELNNYEVRPGRLLGVCSSVDNCRLFIGGIPKTKKREEILEEVSKVTEGVLDVIVYASAADKMKNRGFAFVEYESHRAAAMARRKLMPGRIQLWGHQIAVDWAEPEIDVDEDVMETVKILYVRNLMMETSEETIRQVFSQWNPGCVERVKKIRDYAFVHFTSRDDAVLAMDHLNGTEVEGSCIEVTLAKPVDKEQYSRQKASKGGVPATPEVAPQNYVYQCDPYTLAYYGYPYNTLIGPNRDYFVKGSPMIQNNVALQTLGGQYPMFSTAPAAKMMEEGKVHTVEHLLNPLAMQHAEHNSASAAASGLPSVSTPPPYQGRPITPVYAMAHNVQRIPAAGLYGGGYVPITNYAANTAALAALQKNAAVAAAAYGGYAGYAMPQAFPAAAFQLPIHDVYQTY; this is encoded by the exons ATGACAGCCGAAGATTCTGCTTCTTCCTCAACCATGAGCAATAACGCTTCCCCCTCAAACTCCAAACCCTCCAAGCCTTCCAAGCCCTACTCTGgtccctccctccactctctcGAAGGACAGATTAATCTCCCCGAGGGTGTTCTAGCTGCTCCCATTGAACCTGCACTCAAGGCCCTGATGGAGCGCACAGGCTATGGCATGATCCAGGAAAATGGTCAACGTAAATATGGTCCTCCTCCTGGCTGGAACGGTGCATCACCTCCCCGGGGATGTGAAATCTTCGTGGGTAAAATCCCGCGGGATGTTTATGAGGATGAGCTGGTCCCAGTGTTTGAGTCTGTCGGACGCATCTATGAGATGCGGCTGATGATGGACTTTGATGGGAAGAACCGAGGGTACGCGTTTGTGATGtacacagagaaacatgagGCCAAACGTGCCGTGCGGGAGCTCAACAACTATGAGGTGCGGCCTGGGCGCCTACTGGGGGTCTGCTCCTCTGTAGACAACTGCCGTCTTTTCATCGGTGGCATTCCCAAGACCAAAAAGCGAGAGGAGATTCTGGAGGAGGTTTCTAAAGTGACAGAAGGTGTGCTAGATGTCATCGTTTATGCCAGTGCTGCAGACAAGATGAAGAACCGTGGCTTTGCCTTTGTAGAGTATGAGTCACACCGTGCAGCTGCCATGGCTCGCAGGAAGCTGATGCCTGGACGTATTCAGCTGTGGGGTCACCAGATTGCTGTGGACTGGGCTGAGCCCGAGATTGATGTGGATGAAGACGTAATGGAGACAGTGAAGATTCTCTACGTCAGGAATCTAATGATGGAGACCAGTGAGGAGACAATCAGACAG GTGTTCAGCCAGTGGAACCCTGGATGCGTTGAACGTGTGAAGAAAATCCGTGACTACGCCTTCGTCCACTTTACCTCCCGGGACGATGCCGTCTTGGCCATGGACCACCTCAATGGCACAGAGGTGGAGGGGTCCTGCATTGAGGTGACGCTTGCTAAGCCAGTGGATAAAGAGCAATACTCACGTCAGAAGGCCTCGAAGGGGGGAGTGCCTGCCACTCCAGAGGTTGCTCCTCAGAACTACGTATACCAGTGTGATCCCTACACATTGGCTTACTATGGTTATCCCTACAACACCCTCATTGGACCCAACCGGGACTACTTCGTCAAAG GATCCCCAATGATACAGAACAATG TGGCCTTGCAGACTCTGGGTGGACAGTACCCAATGTTCAGTACGGCTCCTGCAGCCAAGATGATGGAGGAGGGGAAGGTGCACACGGTGGAGCACCTGCTCAATCCTCTGGCCATGCAACACGCTGAACACAACTccgcctctgctgctgcctctggccTACCTTCAGTCTCTACCCCTCCACCTTACCAG GGCCGTCCAATCACGCCTGTCTACGCTATGGCCCACAACGTACAGCGTATTCCCGCCGCTGGTCTGTATGGAGGTGGATATGTCCCCATCACAAACTACGCTGCCAACACAGCCGCTCTGGCTGCTCTGCAGAAGAATGCAGCTGTGGCCGCTGCAGCATATGGAGGCTACGCTGGCTACGCTATGCCACAGGCCTTCCCCGCCGCGGCCTTCCAGCTGCCCATCCACGATGTCTACCAGACATACTGA